A stretch of Channa argus isolate prfri chromosome 16, Channa argus male v1.0, whole genome shotgun sequence DNA encodes these proteins:
- the otomp gene encoding otolith matrix protein 1 — protein MAHLERRLLVAFLVFLPLLSVRCVSKQKTKVSWCVLSDAEEQKCLDLAGNATARNIRGTLQCIRGLSTRDCMDKIKNGTADATSISADDIYAAGLCHGLELAAGESYNRVDGISYYVVVIARRSSSDLSLLEMHERSSCHPGIRTTVGWTVPIGYLVNTSQISVGEQCNFPRAVGNFFGYSCVPGVKDPQHDPRGNNPKNLCEACIGDENDRHICANNHKERHYGEAGALRCVAENLGDVAFVKHTTVFANLDGKNQESWALDLELEDLKLLCPDGTEAGLDEYERCHLAAVPANAVVVRMEDKCRVWKYLERLQNVFGNATEGFSLFSSAGYGESNLLFSDATHHLQRVLGSYTSWLGPTYTTMLQAFECEGFC, from the exons ATGGCACACCTAGAGAGGAGACTGCTTGTAGCTTTCCTCGTTTTTCTGCCTCTTCTGTCTGTCAGATGTGTctccaaacaaaaaactaaag tttcctGGTGTGTATTGTCTGATGCTGAAGAGCAAAAGTGCCTGGATTTGGCTGGGAATGCCACAGCTCGGAATATTAGAGGAACATTGCAATGTATCCGCGGCTTGAGCACCAGAGATTGTATGGACAAAATCAAG aatgggACAGCAGATGCAACCTCCATATCTGCAGATGACATTTATGCTGCTGGCCTCTGCCATGGCCTGGAGCTGGCTGCAGGAGAGTCCTACAACAGAGTAG ATGGTATTAGCTATTATGTCGTGGTTATAGCACGCCGTTCCTCCTCAGACTTGTCCCTGTTAGAGATGCACGAACGCAGTTCCTGTCACCCCGGCATTCGTACCACAGTAGGGTGGACTGTCCCTATTGGTTACCTGGTCAACACCTCCCAGATCAGTGTAGGGGAGCAGTGCAATTtccccagag CGGTGGGGAATTTCTTTGGCTACAGCTGTGTGCCAGGCGTCAAGGACCCCCAGCATGACCCCCGAGGCAACAACCCCAAAAACCTGTGCGAGGCCTGCATAGGAGATGAGAACGACAGACACATCTGTGCCAACAACCACAAAGAGAGGCACTATGGAGAGGCAGGGGCACTGAG atgtGTGGCGGAAAATCTTGGTGATGTGGCCTTTGTTAAACACACTACAGTCTTTGCCAATTTGGATG GTAAGAACCAGGAGTCCTGGGCTCTAGACCTGGAGCTGGAGGACCTGAAGCTGTTGTGTCCAGATGGAACTGAGGCTGGACTGGATGAGTATGAGCGATGCCACCTGGCAGCCGTTCCTGCTAACGCTGTGGTGGTGCGTATGGAGGATAAGTGCCGTGTCTGGAAGTACCTGGAACGTTTACAG AATGTGTTTGGCAACGCCACCGAGGGCTTCAGCCTGTTCAGCTCAGCAGGCTATGGCGAATCCAATCTGCTCTTTAGTGATGCCACCCACCACCTGCAAAGGGTTCTGGGTAGCTACACCTCTTGGCTGGGCCCCACTTACACCACCATGCTGCAAGCCTTCGAGTGTgagg GCTTCTGCTGA
- the acvr1l gene encoding activin receptor type-1 yields the protein MGPCSIPVLLLLLLHALHTSAEDSDGQLECLCDSPKCLEDTQCQGNRCFSSVKVSDISVEFEHGCLKGSQKIRLLCSTAPSSYQAIFCCSKNMCNSNISRSTLMALLPLENEPTGEPVRYRVETLALFVLGPVVVLALLSVVSVLACRRLHHGHLQRLQEFDTEQGAIDGLITSNVGDSTLADLLDHSCTSGSGSGLPFLVQRTVARQISLVECVGKGRYGEVWRGQWQGENVAVKIFSSRDEKSWFRETEIYNTVLLRHENVLGFMASDMTSRNSSTQLWLITHYHENGSLYDYLQRVAVETSEGLAMAASIACGLVHLHTEIFGTEGKPAIAHRDLKSKNILVTKDLRCCIADLGLAVTHSQADNLLDVGNNPKVGTKRYMAPEVLDETIQTDCFDAYKRVDIWAFGLVLWEIARRTYSNGIVEEYKPPFYDQVPNDPSFEDMRKVVCVEQQRPFIPNRWFSDPTLSALVKLMKECWYQNPSARLTALRIKKTLDKIHSSLEKGKES from the exons ATGGGTCCATGCAGCATCCCCGTccttctcctgctcctgctgcacGCCCTGCACACATCAGCTGAGGACTCAG ATGGACAGTTGGAGTGTCTGTGTGATAGCCCTAAATGCCTCGAGGATACCCAGTGCCAAGGAAACCGATGCTTCTCCTCTGTCAAAGTCAGCGATATCAGCGTGGAGTTTGAGCATGGCTGTTTGAAAGGGTCACAGAAAATTCGTTTGCTTTGCTCCACAGCTCCGTCGTCCTACCAGGCCATTTTCTGCTGCTCCAAAAACATGTGCAACAGCAACATTTCCAGGAGCACTCTGATGGCTCTGCTTCCCTTAG AAAATGAGCCAACAGGTGAGCCAGTTCGGTATCGTGTGGAGACATTAGCTCTCTTTGTACTCGGTCCAGTGGTGGTTCTGGCTTTGCTGTCTGTAGTGTCAGTGTTGGCCTGCAGGAGGCTCCATCATGGACATCTACAGAGGCTGCAAGAGTTTGACACTGAGCAGGGAGCCATAGATGGCCTCATCACTTCCAATGTGGGGGACAGCACTTTAGCC GACCTGTTGGACCACTCATGCACTTCAGGAAGTGGTTCAGGTCTTCCCTTCCTTGTCCAGAGAACTGTAGCCAGGCAGATAAGTCTGGTAGAGTGTGTAG GCAAGGGAAGATATGGAGAGGTGTGGCGGGGTCAGTGGCAGGGGGAGAACGTGGCTGTTAAAATCTTCTCTTCAAGAGATGAAAAATCCTGGTTCAGAGAGACCGAGATATACAATACAGTGCTGCTACGACATGAAAACGTCCTGG GCTTCATGGCATCTGACATGACCTCTCGAAACTCCAGCACCCAGCTGTGGCTCATCACCCACTATCACGAGAACGGGTCTCTCTATGACTACTTGCAGCGAGTTGCTGTGGAGACCTCAGAGGGGCTGGCGATGGCAGCATCAATAGCCTGTGGCCTTGTGCATCTGCACACTGAGATCTTCGGCACAGAAGGAAAACCAGCCATCGCACACCGGGATCTGAAGAGTAAAAACATTCTGGTCACAAAAGACCTGCGCTGCTGCATCGCTGACCTGG GGCTGGCTGTTACCCACTCCCAGGCAGACAATCTGCTGGATGTGGGTAACAATCCAAAGGTCGGTACCAAGCGCTACATGGCACCTGAAGTTCTGGATGAGACGATACAGACAGACTGCTTTGATGCCTACAAGAGAGTGGACATCTGGGCTTTTGGACTGGTGCTGTGGGAGATAGCAAGACGCACATACAGCAATG GTATTGTCGAGGAGTACAAGCCTCCATTCTATGATCAAGTGCCAAATGACCCCAGCTTTGAGGACATGAGAAAGGTGGTGTGTGTGGAGCAGCAGAGGCCTTTCATTCCTAATCGCTGGTTCTCTGATCCC ACTCTTTCTGCCTTGGTAAAGCTGATGAAGGAGTGTTGGTACCAAAACCCATCTGCCAGGCTAACGGCACTGCGCATTAAGAAGACCCTGGACAAGATTCACAGTTCTTTAGAGAAGGGCAAGGAATCGTGA
- the d2hgdh gene encoding D-2-hydroxyglutarate dehydrogenase, mitochondrial isoform X3, whose product MNNILAFDNISGILTCQAGCVLENLSLYLEERDYIMPLDLGAKGSCQIGGNVATNAGGLRLLRYGSLHGTVLGLEVVLADGRVLDCLSTLRKDNTGYDLKQLFIGSEGTLGVITAVSILCPRKPKSVNLVFLGCETFEQLLKTFQLCRGMLGEILSAFEFLDSECMRLLNTHLKLPNPISDCPFYIVIETSGSNPTHDGQKLHNFLEEAMTSSLVTDGTVATEESKIKALWSMRERITEALTHDGFNYKYDISLPVERIYQLVTDMREHLGDQAKSVVGYGHIGDGNLHLNITSPAKDPALLGAIEPFVYEWTARCKGSISAEHGLGLKKRNYIYYSKSSQAVALMGNIKAILDPKGILNPYKTLPDALK is encoded by the exons ATGAACAACATCCTTGCCTTTGATAATATCTCGG GTATTCTGACCTGCCAAGCAGGTTGTGTCCTGGAGAATTTATCCCTCTACCTGGAGGAGCGAGACTACATTATGCCACTGGATCTTGGGGCAAAAGGCAGCTGCCAAATTGGGGGAAATGTGGCAACCAATGCAGGTGGGCTCCGGCTGCTCCGATACGGCTCCTTACATGGGACTGTGCTGGGCCTGGAAGTG GTGTTGGCAGATGGGCGGGTGCTGGACTGCTTGAGCACGCTGCGGAAAGATAACACTGGATACGACCTCAAACAGCTTTTCATAGGGTCAGAGGGAACCCTGGGTGTCATCACAGCAGTGTCCATCCTCTGTCCACGGAAACCCAAATCTGTTAACTTGGTGTTCCTAG gctgTGAAACATTTGAGcagctgctgaaaacatttcagctttgcAGAGGCATGCTGGGAGAAATACTGTCAGCCTTTGAGTTCCTGGACAGTGAATGTATGAGACTGCTGAACACACACCTAAAACTCCCCAATCCTATCTCTG ACTGTCCATTTTACATCGTCATAGAAACATCAGGCTCGAACCCGACACATGACGGACAGAAACTCCACAACTTTTTAGAAGAAGCAATGACCTCTTCATTGGTTACTGATGGGACAGTGGCAACTGAAGAGTCAAAAATAAAG GCCTTGTGGTCAATGCGTGAACGTATCACGGAGGCGCTGACTCACGACGGCTTCAACTACAAGTATGACATCTCTCTTCCAGTGGAGCGGATCTACCAGCTGGTGACAGACATGAGGGAGCACCTGGGGGACCAAGCCAAAAGTGTGGTAGGATATGGACACATAG GTGACGGTAACCTCCATTTGAACATCACTTCTCCCGCCAAAGACCCTGCCCTCCTTGGTGCCATCGAGCCCTTTGTCTACGAGTGGACTGCACGTTGCAAGGGCAGCATCAGCGCAGAGCACGGACTCGGCCTGAAGAAGAGAAACTACATTTACTACAGTAAATCCAGCCAAGCTGTGGCTCTGATGGGTAACATCAAGGCCATTCTGGACCCCAAAGGCATTCTCAACCCATACAAGACTTTACCAGATGCCCTGAAATAA